In Zhaonella formicivorans, one DNA window encodes the following:
- a CDS encoding (deoxy)nucleoside triphosphate pyrophosphohydrolase, whose translation MERLIVTAAIIESNGRILLAQRKPGGKLALKWEFPGGKLEWGEHPEAGIQREILEELGMEIIPDQVYAVHSVVEGERQLLLIYYLAAPCGFSKPQPLDCNDCCWVHPSELLAFDLAPTDRKVAEKLYADFNNSAHPQD comes from the coding sequence ATGGAAAGATTAATTGTAACAGCTGCTATAATTGAAAGCAACGGACGAATTTTGCTGGCGCAGCGCAAGCCTGGTGGGAAACTGGCATTAAAGTGGGAATTCCCCGGAGGAAAACTGGAATGGGGAGAGCATCCGGAGGCGGGAATACAAAGGGAAATTTTAGAGGAACTTGGGATGGAGATTATACCGGACCAAGTTTATGCTGTACATTCGGTGGTGGAAGGGGAACGCCAACTTTTACTTATATACTACTTGGCGGCTCCTTGTGGTTTTAGTAAACCTCAGCCTTTGGATTGTAACGATTGCTGTTGGGTACATCCTTCGGAACTGTTAGCTTTCGATCTTGCTCCTACAGATCGCAAGGTGGCCGAAAAGTTGTATGCAGATTTTAATAATTCAGCTCATCCGCAAGATTAA
- a CDS encoding ATPase, whose translation MDVFEMLDSLEEMVETCPKIPLTSKAIVNAEELLEYLDQIRSILPEEIRQARWIAKERERLLLEAQHEASRIVEEARSQINKLAEETEVVKKAKERAEELINRARQIGAEIKTGSEAYADEVLSKLEENISKSLEIIRQSRDELQHFKQQNAS comes from the coding sequence ATGGACGTTTTTGAAATGCTTGATAGTTTAGAGGAGATGGTGGAGACCTGTCCTAAGATCCCTTTAACGAGCAAGGCGATTGTAAATGCGGAAGAGCTACTGGAATATCTGGACCAGATTCGTTCAATTTTGCCTGAAGAAATCAGGCAGGCCCGCTGGATTGCTAAAGAGAGGGAAAGGTTACTGTTAGAAGCGCAACACGAGGCTTCAAGAATTGTGGAAGAAGCCAGATCCCAGATTAACAAACTGGCAGAAGAAACAGAAGTAGTAAAAAAAGCTAAGGAAAGGGCGGAAGAGCTAATCAATAGGGCTAGGCAAATTGGTGCTGAGATTAAAACAGGTTCTGAGGCATATGCTGATGAGGTTTTGAGCAAATTAGAGGAAAACATCTCCAAATCTCTAGAAATCATCCGGCAAAGCCGAGACGAGTTGCAACATTTTAAACAGCAAAATGCTTCCTAG
- a CDS encoding MGDG synthase family glycosyltransferase — MGNENKNNVDVLMLTVSYGGGHVQAANALTLGLQALQPKLAVEILDYVRWLNATLDYLTRLAYVKVTSKVPTLWHLLYDFTDRPFFAKYSLTRRLGFQRLYNYILYKQPKLIVSTHFLTTAVVGEMKKLGLIDVPLATVITDNILHALWLNPAVDLYLVANGRLRASLMQHGIAQHKIMVTGIPIDVKFNRQYAKRPLRHKLGLDPDLPTILVMSGAYGMGDIKGICRYLANYEQKIQVIVVAGKDEKLRRKISMLTKGAKNTLHIFGYVTNVFELMALADLLISKAGGLTTSEALASELPMLIYRPIPGQEEGNAEYLLNAGAAEVANNMEQFATVFKNIMMQPGKLESMAYACAQVKKPLAALQGGQLLLSLLGNI; from the coding sequence GTGGGTAATGAAAATAAAAACAACGTTGATGTACTAATGTTGACAGTAAGCTACGGCGGTGGTCACGTGCAAGCTGCCAATGCTTTAACTCTGGGTTTGCAAGCGCTGCAACCCAAACTAGCGGTAGAAATTTTAGATTATGTACGTTGGCTAAATGCAACTTTAGATTATTTAACTAGGTTAGCTTATGTAAAAGTTACCAGCAAAGTTCCAACTCTTTGGCACTTGTTGTATGATTTTACCGATCGTCCTTTCTTTGCTAAATATAGTTTGACGCGGCGCCTGGGCTTTCAAAGGCTTTATAACTACATTCTTTATAAGCAGCCTAAACTGATTGTCTCAACCCATTTTTTGACTACAGCTGTGGTTGGTGAAATGAAAAAGCTCGGATTGATTGACGTTCCGTTAGCAACAGTAATAACGGACAATATTCTTCATGCGCTGTGGCTGAATCCGGCTGTTGATTTGTATCTTGTTGCTAACGGACGGTTAAGAGCTAGTTTAATGCAGCATGGCATTGCTCAGCATAAAATTATGGTGACCGGTATTCCCATTGATGTTAAATTTAACAGGCAGTATGCCAAAAGACCCTTGCGCCATAAGCTAGGTTTAGATCCCGATCTGCCTACGATATTAGTGATGAGCGGGGCTTATGGCATGGGGGATATCAAAGGTATTTGCCGTTATTTGGCAAACTATGAACAGAAAATTCAAGTTATAGTAGTCGCCGGAAAGGACGAAAAACTAAGGCGGAAAATAAGTATGCTTACTAAAGGCGCGAAAAATACCTTGCATATTTTCGGGTACGTGACCAATGTATTTGAGTTGATGGCTTTAGCAGACCTGTTGATTTCCAAGGCAGGGGGATTAACTACCAGCGAAGCATTAGCCAGCGAATTGCCGATGCTGATTTACCGACCCATTCCCGGACAGGAAGAGGGCAATGCTGAGTATTTGTTAAATGCAGGTGCTGCTGAGGTTGCAAACAATATGGAGCAGTTTGCTACTGTTTTTAAGAACATTATGATGCAACCGGGAAAACTGGAAAGCATGGCTTATGCTTGTGCCCAAGTAAAAAAGCCGTTGGCAGCATTACAAGGTGGACAACTGCTGCTGAGCCTTCTTGGGAATATTTAA
- a CDS encoding CapA family protein produces the protein MLVLIITAVFILSGCGSAVTLPAPIMPRDNIKPPEVQTVTIAAVGDIMVHDTQIASAHNIEDDSYNFTESFQEVKKYLTAADLTIGNLETTLAGKDLKYTGYPRFNAPESLAEALKDVGFDVLVTANNHAFDRKATGVIRTINNLRAYGLEHVGTSRSQEEREKILLKDIKGIKIAFLAYTYGLNGFNMPKNQTYLVNLLDKEVIGNDIAKAKEAGAEVIICAVHFGTEYRVGPNDFQKEVVDYLFSTGVDIVLGSHPHVLQPAQLLPEWGNKLVIYSLGNFISSQKGIERQSGAIYNIVLGKDMSTGKVTVSGVNYVPIYTQRYYEHRKLKFKILSIEQALQSRSYNFLTDSDYVVLQKAWDNITGLLSTEPGIKVFREMGRADL, from the coding sequence ATGCTCGTTTTAATAATCACTGCGGTTTTTATTTTATCAGGATGCGGCTCAGCTGTAACCTTACCCGCACCGATTATGCCCCGGGACAATATTAAACCACCTGAAGTGCAAACTGTCACCATTGCTGCTGTAGGGGACATAATGGTTCATGACACACAAATTGCCAGCGCGCATAATATAGAAGATGACTCATATAATTTTACTGAGTCTTTTCAGGAAGTAAAAAAGTATTTGACAGCTGCAGATTTGACAATAGGCAATTTAGAAACTACGCTGGCTGGAAAAGATCTGAAGTATACCGGATATCCGCGTTTTAATGCCCCCGAAAGTTTGGCTGAGGCTTTAAAAGACGTTGGTTTCGATGTTTTAGTTACAGCCAATAACCATGCTTTCGATCGTAAAGCTACGGGAGTAATTCGTACTATCAACAATTTGCGTGCTTATGGACTGGAGCATGTTGGCACCAGCCGCTCTCAGGAAGAGCGGGAAAAGATCCTGCTTAAAGATATAAAGGGAATTAAAATAGCGTTTTTGGCTTACACCTATGGCCTTAATGGTTTTAATATGCCAAAAAACCAAACTTACCTGGTCAATCTTTTGGATAAAGAAGTTATCGGTAATGATATAGCTAAAGCAAAAGAGGCTGGAGCAGAGGTTATAATTTGTGCAGTACACTTTGGTACTGAGTATCGGGTAGGACCAAATGATTTTCAAAAGGAGGTGGTTGATTATTTATTTTCCACCGGGGTTGACATTGTTTTGGGTAGTCATCCCCATGTTTTGCAACCGGCTCAGCTTTTGCCGGAGTGGGGAAATAAACTGGTTATTTACTCGTTAGGCAATTTTATCTCTTCTCAAAAAGGCATTGAACGTCAAAGCGGAGCCATTTACAATATTGTTTTGGGAAAGGATATGTCTACTGGGAAAGTTACTGTCAGCGGAGTTAATTATGTACCTATATATACGCAGCGCTATTATGAACATAGGAAATTAAAATTTAAAATTTTATCCATTGAGCAAGCGCTCCAATCGCGCTCCTACAATTTTTTAACAGACAGCGATTATGTTGTTTTACAAAAAGCATGGGACAATATCACCGGTTTGCTTAGTACAGAACCGGGTATCAAGGTTTTTAGGGAAATGGGAAGAGCGGATCTTTAG
- a CDS encoding GAF domain-containing sensor histidine kinase has translation MTGLEKKNTVCSELDYLGLLFEIHTRLSSSIDLEELTANLKSTIQDKFGLAVAIYLQESEKDLVLFASSIAPQLEKKYKVTDSSLLAAQVVHKKQAVYIENALSSPVFPEEVSNEVGVCSALGLPLIDDKKVLGTIVFFQPHFQRTFSSNEVRLYEALAGDLAKALSNALLFEKVKSLAYKDPLTGLKNFQAFQDTLNNLITSESGFSIVIIDLDDVNDFNIFLGYQGTNDLLIRLALVIKSFEEGKVSVFSFGGGVFVLLLLGESINSVKTYLASFQRQTEALSVELRLNKAISFTFASVKYPGDGKTGQELQTNLFKELDKAKRAKKAAKDEKQRRAEKLALVGQLASGFANEIYNPLTVLKGYFQLMRHQGHWSNYQETIYQELERIEKLARDFILLTKPTAIKKKTVNLHELLDTACFVAVSKNPVHKIDVKKEYKAQNPMIFADPAQVLQVLKNLYCNALEAMPQGGIITISTFELPKGLQIEITDNGVGIPPDSLHKIFEPFYTSKEQGAGLGLALVQQIVQAHGWDIEAESYPGRGSKFVITIPR, from the coding sequence ATGACTGGTTTGGAGAAAAAAAATACGGTTTGTAGCGAACTGGATTATCTTGGTTTACTGTTTGAAATACACACCCGTCTTAGTTCCAGTATAGATTTAGAAGAGTTAACTGCAAATCTAAAATCTACCATACAGGACAAATTTGGCTTAGCTGTTGCTATTTATCTGCAGGAATCCGAAAAGGATTTGGTACTGTTTGCCAGCAGTATAGCTCCCCAACTGGAAAAAAAGTATAAAGTTACAGATTCGTCCCTCCTGGCAGCCCAAGTAGTTCATAAAAAGCAGGCCGTCTACATAGAAAACGCTCTTTCTTCTCCCGTGTTTCCCGAAGAAGTGAGTAACGAGGTGGGCGTTTGCTCAGCTCTAGGATTACCTCTGATTGATGATAAAAAAGTGTTGGGGACCATTGTATTTTTCCAGCCCCATTTTCAGCGTACTTTTTCCTCTAACGAAGTTCGTTTGTACGAAGCTCTAGCTGGTGATTTGGCCAAGGCTTTGAGCAACGCACTTTTATTCGAAAAGGTAAAAAGCTTGGCATATAAGGATCCGCTTACTGGCTTAAAAAATTTTCAAGCGTTTCAGGATACACTTAATAATCTTATAACTTCTGAATCCGGATTTTCGATTGTGATAATAGATCTAGATGATGTAAATGACTTTAATATTTTTTTGGGGTACCAGGGAACGAATGATTTGCTGATACGTCTGGCCCTGGTGATTAAAAGTTTTGAGGAGGGAAAGGTTTCGGTTTTTTCTTTCGGTGGAGGAGTTTTTGTTTTGCTTTTGCTAGGGGAAAGTATAAATTCCGTCAAAACTTATTTGGCATCCTTTCAGCGTCAAACTGAGGCCTTGAGCGTTGAATTAAGACTTAATAAGGCTATTTCTTTTACTTTTGCGTCTGTTAAGTATCCCGGTGATGGTAAAACAGGACAGGAATTACAGACTAACCTTTTTAAAGAGTTGGACAAGGCAAAAAGAGCTAAAAAGGCTGCCAAAGACGAAAAGCAGCGCCGGGCTGAAAAGTTGGCTTTGGTAGGTCAATTGGCCTCGGGATTTGCCAATGAGATTTATAACCCGCTTACAGTTCTAAAAGGTTATTTCCAGTTAATGAGACACCAAGGACATTGGAGCAACTACCAGGAAACAATCTACCAGGAACTGGAACGAATAGAAAAATTAGCACGGGATTTCATTCTGCTTACCAAGCCCACGGCCATAAAGAAAAAAACGGTCAATTTACATGAATTGCTGGACACAGCTTGTTTTGTGGCCGTAAGCAAAAATCCCGTTCATAAAATAGATGTGAAAAAAGAATATAAAGCTCAAAACCCAATGATTTTTGCTGATCCCGCACAGGTGTTGCAGGTTTTAAAGAACTTATACTGTAATGCTCTGGAGGCCATGCCACAAGGCGGTATTATTACGATAAGTACCTTTGAACTGCCGAAAGGGCTGCAAATCGAAATAACGGATAACGGGGTGGGAATTCCTCCAGATAGTCTGCATAAAATATTTGAACCTTTTTATACTTCCAAAGAACAAGGAGCCGGTTTGGGATTGGCGCTGGTGCAACAAATAGTTCAAGCCCACGGGTGGGATATAGAGGCTGAAAGTTATCCCGGAAGGGGTAGCAAGTTTGTTATTACTATCCCCCGGTAA
- a CDS encoding BMP family protein yields MMLAALVAGCGGQNNSADSSGTAGDNGEVKKLKVALLLPGPINDMGWNASAYEGLKQAEEKFNVEIAYQENVQQSDMEGVFRGYAEQGYDVIIGHGFQFGDAAKKVAAEFPNSKFIVTSSNISQEPNLASVNIDNEQQGFLMGVVAGLMTKSNIVGSIGGQEIPPIKGSLAGFEQGVKYVNPNATILSTMTGSFDDVAKAKETALAMISQGADVIMANANQAGLGAIEAAKIKGVYAIGSNQDQNDIAPDTVVVSGIKSVPVLITFVVQKIQNNDFEAKFYNLGFNEGAVYLSPYHGFEDKIPQEVKDKIKAITEDLAAGKIEVKKIS; encoded by the coding sequence ATGATGCTGGCGGCACTTGTGGCCGGGTGTGGGGGTCAAAATAATTCTGCGGATTCATCTGGAACTGCTGGGGATAATGGTGAAGTAAAGAAGTTAAAGGTAGCACTGCTTTTACCCGGACCTATTAATGACATGGGTTGGAATGCTTCGGCGTACGAAGGATTGAAGCAGGCTGAGGAAAAGTTTAATGTCGAGATAGCATACCAGGAAAATGTGCAGCAGAGCGATATGGAAGGCGTTTTTCGCGGCTATGCGGAGCAAGGGTATGATGTGATTATCGGCCATGGTTTTCAATTTGGCGATGCAGCTAAAAAAGTTGCCGCCGAGTTTCCAAATTCAAAATTTATCGTAACCAGTAGCAACATCTCCCAGGAGCCAAATTTGGCTTCAGTCAATATTGATAATGAACAGCAAGGATTCCTGATGGGTGTGGTAGCTGGACTTATGACTAAATCAAATATTGTTGGCTCTATCGGAGGCCAGGAAATTCCCCCGATAAAAGGCTCATTAGCCGGATTCGAACAAGGAGTAAAATATGTAAATCCTAATGCCACGATACTTTCTACTATGACAGGTAGTTTTGATGATGTTGCTAAAGCTAAAGAAACTGCCCTGGCAATGATCTCCCAGGGAGCCGATGTTATTATGGCCAATGCTAACCAAGCTGGGTTGGGTGCTATCGAAGCAGCTAAAATAAAAGGCGTTTATGCAATTGGCAGCAACCAAGATCAAAATGATATTGCTCCGGACACGGTTGTTGTTAGCGGTATTAAATCAGTTCCAGTACTGATTACTTTTGTTGTGCAAAAGATTCAAAACAATGATTTTGAAGCAAAGTTTTACAATTTAGGCTTTAACGAGGGCGCTGTATACTTGTCCCCCTATCACGGGTTTGAAGATAAAATTCCACAAGAAGTTAAAGATAAGATTAAGGCAATAACAGAAGATCTTGCTGCAGGCAAAATTGAAGTCAAAAAAATTAGTTAA
- a CDS encoding patatin-like phospholipase family protein, with protein MSCFPVIGLALGAGAAKGLAHLGVLKVLVREKIPINLITGSSIGSVMGALYASGADLQILEKICCTLQQKQLIDLVVPRLGLIKGERIEALLKVLTKNLNFEQLKVPLYVVAVDIERREEVILERGSVAEAVRASISIPGIFQPKCLEGKLLVDGAVLNRVPVNLARQKGAQVVVAVDLKFGGETGKSKPVKNIFDVIFTSIELLENSNRQDYKQQADILLEPKVAHIGHADFHRAEECIALGEMEAEAALPKIRELLSLHSAPACNLYEGAFPKK; from the coding sequence GTGAGTTGCTTTCCAGTGATAGGTCTAGCTTTAGGAGCAGGGGCGGCAAAAGGTTTAGCCCATTTGGGCGTGCTTAAAGTCCTGGTACGGGAAAAAATACCCATCAATTTGATTACCGGTTCCAGTATTGGCAGTGTAATGGGAGCTCTTTATGCCTCGGGGGCTGATTTACAAATCTTGGAGAAGATCTGCTGCACTTTACAACAAAAACAATTAATCGATCTGGTTGTACCCCGACTAGGCTTAATTAAAGGGGAACGCATTGAAGCCCTATTGAAAGTGCTAACCAAAAATTTAAATTTTGAACAATTAAAGGTCCCTCTTTACGTAGTTGCGGTTGACATAGAGCGCCGCGAAGAAGTAATCTTGGAAAGGGGATCAGTAGCCGAGGCAGTCAGAGCCAGTATTTCAATTCCTGGAATTTTTCAACCCAAATGTTTGGAAGGAAAGTTGCTGGTGGATGGTGCTGTTTTAAATCGGGTTCCGGTGAATTTAGCCCGGCAAAAAGGCGCCCAGGTAGTAGTTGCCGTTGATTTAAAATTCGGGGGGGAAACAGGAAAAAGTAAACCGGTTAAAAACATATTTGATGTGATTTTCACTTCAATAGAGTTGCTGGAAAACTCAAACAGGCAAGATTACAAGCAGCAGGCAGATATTTTGCTTGAGCCGAAAGTAGCCCATATTGGCCATGCAGATTTTCATAGGGCTGAAGAATGTATTGCTTTAGGAGAAATGGAAGCGGAAGCAGCTCTGCCCAAAATAAGGGAACTGCTGTCATTACACTCGGCACCGGCTTGTAACTTGTATGAAGGTGCTTTTCCCAAAAAATAA
- a CDS encoding YajQ family cyclic di-GMP-binding protein, with protein MAKDCSFDVVSEVDLQELDNAVNQTKKEIAQRYDFKGSKSAIELEGTEIKIIADNEYKLKAVIDILQSKMIKRKVSLKALTYGKVEPASGGTVRQALKIQKGIDKEKGKQIVSAVKELKLKVQAQVLEDQVRVTGKNKDDLQAVIQALKTKDFGIDLQFVNFRS; from the coding sequence ATGGCCAAGGATTGTTCTTTTGACGTAGTATCGGAAGTTGATTTACAAGAGCTTGACAATGCTGTGAACCAAACAAAAAAAGAAATAGCACAGCGCTATGATTTTAAAGGTTCAAAATCTGCAATAGAGTTGGAGGGGACAGAAATCAAGATTATTGCTGACAACGAGTATAAGCTTAAAGCAGTAATTGATATCTTACAAAGTAAAATGATCAAACGTAAAGTTTCTTTAAAAGCGCTGACTTATGGCAAAGTTGAGCCTGCTTCAGGGGGTACTGTCAGGCAGGCTTTAAAAATACAAAAAGGTATCGATAAGGAAAAAGGAAAACAAATTGTAAGCGCCGTCAAGGAACTAAAATTGAAGGTGCAGGCACAAGTGCTGGAGGATCAGGTAAGGGTCACCGGAAAAAATAAAGATGACTTACAGGCTGTTATTCAGGCCTTAAAAACAAAAGATTTTGGCATCGATTTACAATTTGTGAATTTCCGTTCCTAA
- the rsmD gene encoding 16S rRNA (guanine(966)-N(2))-methyltransferase RsmD — MRIIAGIAKGHLLKAPKGFITRPTTDRIREALFNILYSRVLDAEVLDLFAGTGALGIEALSRGAARADFVERCLPAFKCIKHNLAKTKLQTFARVIYGDALSFLNKCALAYDLIFIDPPYQQNLAEQALQIVAQNAILKPDGIAVAETGKAENLPEQIGELRCVRQVRYGDTLLWFYHLAKEEEK, encoded by the coding sequence ATGCGTATTATTGCCGGTATTGCCAAAGGACATCTTTTAAAAGCTCCGAAAGGTTTCATAACCAGGCCGACAACTGACAGGATTAGAGAAGCGTTGTTTAATATTTTATATTCCAGGGTGCTTGACGCTGAGGTATTGGATTTGTTTGCAGGTACCGGAGCTCTTGGCATTGAAGCTTTGAGCCGGGGGGCAGCACGCGCTGATTTCGTCGAACGATGCTTGCCTGCATTTAAATGTATTAAACATAATTTGGCTAAAACTAAACTTCAAACCTTTGCACGGGTAATTTACGGCGATGCTCTTTCTTTTTTAAATAAATGCGCACTGGCTTATGATTTAATTTTTATTGATCCTCCCTATCAACAGAATTTAGCAGAGCAGGCTCTGCAAATTGTTGCCCAAAATGCCATATTAAAACCAGATGGAATAGCCGTTGCGGAGACTGGGAAAGCGGAAAATTTGCCTGAACAAATAGGCGAGCTGCGTTGTGTTCGACAGGTACGCTATGGCGACACTTTGCTTTGGTTTTACCATTTAGCCAAAGAGGAGGAAAAATGA
- the ylbJ gene encoding sporulation integral membrane protein YlbJ, with protein sequence MLNIFSAKYRDLTLAIIKIVAVLFFAFSMITFPEVVFKAALRGLETWWKIVFPALLPFFVVSEILMGLGVVHFLGVLLEPVMRPLFNLPGAAAFAVAVGYTSGAPIGATLTGQLRRQKLCTKTEAERLIAFTNNASPLFMFGAVAVGMFNNPGVGSQIAGAHYLANLCLGIAFRFYGFQNRDRGQPPQFHGRLLRNAAKALLQAQIADGRPFGKLLGDAVRNSVQTLLTIGGFIIIFSVVIEVLTVARVINCLAGIFASALGGLKLAPGLYYALASGTVEMTIGAKLASEVEAPLTQQLLIVSAILGWLGLSVHAQAISMIADTDIDIKPYLFARIGHGILAAFWMSLLLRAKFSLAAFAPHLSALTVSPWLFSYHLLQISFKILAVLLILSLAITVLNKLLRLQANTFFHK encoded by the coding sequence ATGTTGAATATATTCTCTGCAAAATATCGGGATCTTACTTTGGCAATAATTAAAATAGTCGCAGTGCTTTTTTTTGCTTTCTCAATGATAACCTTCCCGGAAGTGGTTTTTAAAGCGGCCCTCCGTGGTTTGGAAACATGGTGGAAAATAGTATTTCCAGCCCTCCTGCCTTTTTTCGTTGTATCCGAAATATTAATGGGACTGGGAGTTGTACATTTTCTCGGAGTATTGCTAGAACCTGTAATGCGCCCTCTGTTCAACCTTCCCGGCGCTGCTGCTTTCGCAGTAGCTGTTGGCTACACTTCGGGAGCCCCAATCGGCGCCACCTTAACAGGTCAGCTCCGCAGGCAAAAACTTTGTACCAAAACAGAGGCCGAGCGACTAATCGCTTTTACTAACAATGCCTCCCCTCTTTTCATGTTTGGCGCTGTTGCTGTAGGTATGTTTAACAATCCCGGAGTAGGAAGCCAAATCGCCGGAGCCCACTACCTGGCAAACCTGTGCCTAGGGATAGCTTTTCGCTTTTATGGCTTTCAAAACCGGGACCGCGGGCAGCCTCCTCAATTTCACGGACGTCTCCTGCGCAACGCAGCCAAAGCGTTGCTGCAAGCCCAGATAGCAGATGGACGCCCCTTTGGAAAATTATTAGGAGATGCAGTACGCAATTCGGTTCAAACTCTATTAACAATTGGAGGCTTTATTATTATTTTCTCTGTGGTAATTGAAGTTTTAACCGTAGCCCGAGTTATCAATTGCTTAGCCGGTATATTCGCCTCCGCACTGGGTGGGCTGAAACTCGCACCGGGGCTTTATTACGCTTTAGCCAGCGGAACCGTGGAGATGACCATTGGTGCAAAACTGGCCAGCGAAGTTGAGGCCCCTTTAACACAACAACTGCTAATTGTCAGCGCAATTCTAGGCTGGCTAGGCCTTTCAGTACATGCTCAGGCTATTAGTATGATAGCCGATACTGACATAGACATCAAACCCTATTTATTTGCTAGAATAGGGCATGGCATCCTGGCAGCTTTCTGGATGTCACTTTTGTTACGAGCAAAGTTCAGCCTAGCTGCATTTGCTCCTCATCTTTCAGCGCTTACTGTTTCACCCTGGCTTTTTAGTTACCATCTCCTACAAATAAGTTTCAAAATACTGGCAGTCCTACTTATACTATCGCTGGCAATCACTGTTCTCAACAAACTCTTACGGCTGCAAGCAAATACTTTTTTTCACAAATAA
- a CDS encoding DNA methyltransferase, which translates to MGKKLTNRLNDLTSSEWLYWTDTLYITNYPPDATHYLRKAHGAMKPPELMADIIKFFTKKGETVLDPFAGVGGTLLGAALTDRKALGIELNPEWVKVYQEICRTFKVREGILERRGDFDQSPPDIFPEMVLGDCFEIFPTLADGSLDAVITDPPYGCQHKISGFKSETNFNMFNLQESKDLANAADFPAFLELMKKVGQEVWRVLKSKRYFVMILGDRYRDGEYIPLGYLVSQVMQEVGFKFKGLRIWCNKATQRPLKPYAIMTSFVPNITHQNILILRKE; encoded by the coding sequence ATGGGTAAAAAATTAACAAATCGGCTGAATGATTTAACCAGTTCAGAATGGCTGTACTGGACAGATACGCTTTATATTACTAATTATCCTCCCGATGCAACTCATTATTTACGAAAAGCCCATGGAGCCATGAAACCACCGGAATTAATGGCGGATATTATCAAATTTTTTACTAAGAAGGGTGAAACAGTTTTAGATCCTTTTGCAGGTGTGGGGGGAACTCTACTGGGTGCAGCTTTGACTGACAGAAAGGCTTTGGGTATTGAACTGAATCCAGAGTGGGTCAAAGTTTATCAGGAAATCTGCCGTACTTTTAAGGTTCGGGAAGGAATCCTTGAAAGGCGCGGTGACTTCGACCAAAGTCCGCCAGATATTTTTCCGGAAATGGTGCTAGGGGATTGCTTCGAAATTTTTCCTACCCTAGCTGATGGATCTTTGGACGCAGTGATAACGGATCCCCCTTATGGTTGTCAGCACAAAATAAGTGGATTTAAATCGGAAACAAATTTTAATATGTTTAATCTGCAGGAAAGCAAAGACTTAGCTAACGCTGCTGACTTTCCAGCCTTTTTGGAATTGATGAAAAAAGTGGGGCAGGAAGTATGGCGTGTGTTAAAGAGTAAAAGATATTTTGTTATGATTCTTGGTGACCGTTACCGTGATGGGGAATATATACCGTTAGGATATTTGGTTAGCCAGGTAATGCAGGAAGTAGGCTTTAAATTTAAAGGCTTAAGGATTTGGTGCAATAAGGCAACTCAGCGACCGTTAAAGCCATATGCCATTATGACAAGTTTTGTCCCCAATATCACTCATCAAAATATCTTAATTTTGCGCAAGGAATGA
- a CDS encoding heptaprenylglyceryl phosphate synthase, with protein MTNDWKKWRHVTKLDPDKENSLELIELVCSSGTDAILIGGTQGIKRSKVEELLEKVKRIAGHELPVNVEVSAPEAVVAGADKYFIPVVLNTSQVEWLVGSHQEMFLRVGSILNVFPLEELLVAEGYLILNPACAAARKVNAKAELTMEEIISFARVAKFILGLPLIYLEYSGKLGEVQVVAQVKKIAKDTPVFYGGGIRTPEQAKAFAAFADTVVVGNVVYDNPAVLKQIARAVKESREFNQN; from the coding sequence ATGACAAACGACTGGAAAAAATGGCGACATGTGACTAAATTAGATCCGGATAAAGAAAATTCATTGGAGCTTATCGAACTAGTTTGTTCCAGCGGAACAGACGCTATCTTAATTGGAGGAACTCAAGGAATAAAAAGAAGTAAAGTAGAAGAATTGCTGGAAAAAGTCAAAAGAATTGCCGGACATGAGCTACCGGTAAATGTAGAAGTAAGTGCTCCTGAGGCAGTTGTTGCGGGTGCAGACAAATATTTTATTCCAGTTGTCTTAAATACTAGTCAGGTGGAGTGGTTGGTTGGCTCTCACCAGGAAATGTTTCTCAGGGTTGGCAGTATTTTAAACGTCTTCCCTTTAGAGGAATTGCTGGTAGCGGAGGGGTATCTAATATTAAATCCGGCTTGCGCGGCGGCCCGGAAGGTTAATGCAAAAGCTGAACTAACCATGGAGGAAATAATAAGTTTTGCCAGAGTAGCAAAGTTTATTTTAGGCTTGCCGCTTATTTATCTAGAATATAGTGGCAAACTTGGTGAAGTGCAGGTTGTTGCCCAAGTTAAAAAAATTGCCAAGGATACCCCTGTTTTCTACGGTGGTGGCATCCGAACGCCGGAGCAGGCCAAAGCATTTGCTGCCTTTGCAGACACAGTTGTGGTTGGAAATGTAGTATACGACAATCCGGCTGTTTTAAAGCAGATAGCGCGGGCAGTCAAAGAAAGCCGGGAGTTCAACCAGAACTAA